A stretch of Lactuca sativa cultivar Salinas chromosome 6, Lsat_Salinas_v11, whole genome shotgun sequence DNA encodes these proteins:
- the LOC111921780 gene encoding probable aquaporin TIP-type RB7-5A, with translation MVKLAIGSIGDSFSAVSVKSYLAEFIATLLFVFAGVGSAIAYGKLTADAALDPAGLVAVAIAHAFALFVGVSIAANISGGHLNPAVTFGLAIGGNITIITGLFYWIAQLLGSIVACFLLQFVTGGLAVPTHGVASGMSSIQGVVFEIIITFALVYTVYATAADPKKGSLGTIAPIAIGFIVGANILAAGAFSGGSMNPARSFGPAVVSGDFSQNWIYWVGPLIGGGLAGLIYGDVFIGSYEALPASEDYA, from the exons ATGGTGAAGCTGGCAATCGGTAGCATCGGTGACTCTTTCAGTGCAGTTTCAGTCAAGTCTTACTTGGCTGAGTTCATTGCCACCCTTCTTTTCGTGTTTGCAGGTGTCGGGTCTGCTATTGCTTATG GTAAGCTCACAGCAGATGCAGCACTAGACCCCGCAGGATTAGTTGCAGTGGCAATAGCCCATGCATTTGCACTCTTTGTTGGGGTTTCAATAGCAGCCAACATCTCCGGAGGCCATTTGAATCCAGCTGTCACCTTCGGATTGGCTATTGGTGGTAACATCACCATCATAACCGGTCTATTTTATTGGATTGCTCAACTTCTTGGATCCATCGTTGCATGTTTCCTCCTACAATTTGTCACCGGTGGCTTG GCCGTTCCAACACACGGAGTTGCTAGTGGCATGAGCAGTATTCAAGGAGTTGTGTTTGAGATTATCATAACTTTTGCTCTAGTCTACACTGTCTATGCCACCGCTGCTGACCCTAAAAAAGGATCACTCGGAACCATTGCACCCATCGCAATCGGCTTTATTGTTGGAGCCAACATTTTGGCTGCTGGAGCTTTCAGTGGTGGCTCAATGAACCCAGCTCGGTCATTCGGCCCGGCTGTTGTTAGTGGAGACTTCTCACAAAACTGGATTTATTGGGTCGGCCCACTTATTGGTGGTGGGTTGGCTGGATTAATCTACGGTGATGTTTTCATTGGATCATACGAGGCACTTCCAGCTTCAGAGGACTATGCTTAa
- the LOC111921779 gene encoding probable aquaporin TIP-type RB7-5A encodes MVKLTIGSIGDSFSAGSVKSYLAEFIATLLFVFAGVGSAIAYGKLTADAALDPAGLVAVAIAHAFALFVGVSIAANISGGHLNPAVTFGLAIGGNITIITGLFYWIAQLLGSIVACFLLQFVTGGLAVPTHGVASGMSSIQGVVFEIIITFALVYTVYATAADPKKGSLGTIAPIAIGFIVGANILAAGAFSGGSMNPARSFGPAVVSGDFSQNWIYWVGPLIGGGLAGLIYGDVFIGSYEALPTSGDYA; translated from the exons ATGGTGAAGTTGACAATCGGTAGCATTGGTGACTCTTTTAGCGCAGGTTCAGTCAAGTCTTACTTGGCTGAGTTCATTGCTACCCTTCTTTTCGTGTTTGCGGGTGTCGGGTCAGCTATTGCTTATG GTAAGCTCACAGCAGATGCAGCACTAGACCCCGCAGGATTAGTTGCAGTGGCAATAGCCCATGCATTTGCACTCTTTGTTGGGGTTTCAATAGCAGCCAACATCTCCGGAGGCCATTTGAATCCAGCTGTCACCTTCGGATTGGCTATTGGTGGTAACATCACCATCATAACCGGTCTATTTTATTGGATTGCCCAACTTCTTGGATCCATCGTTGCATGTTTCCTCCTACAATTTGTTACCGGTGGCTTG GCCGTTCCAACCCACGGAGTTGCTAGTGGCATGAGCAGTATTCAAGGAGTCGTGTTTGAGATCATCATAACTTTTGCTCTTGTCTACACAGTTTATGCCACCGCTGCTGACCCTAAGAAGGGATCACTCGGAACCATTGCACCCATTGCAATCGGCTTTATTGTTGGAGCCAACATTTTGGCTGCTGGAGCTTTCAGTGGCGGCTCAATGAACCCAGCTCGGTCATTCGGCCCGGCTGTTGTTAGTGGAGACTTCTCACAAAACTGGATTTATTGGGTCGGCCCACTTATTGGTGGTGGGTTGGCTGGATTAATCTACGGTGATGTTTTCATTGGATCATACGAGGCACTTCCAACCTCAGGGGACTATGCTTaa